The Streptomyces sp. NBC_00162 genome window below encodes:
- a CDS encoding hydroxyacid-oxoacid transhydrogenase has protein sequence MQRNVAGQLRGRGQTVEPVAWVGESSPEHERIIGWQAPPLKFGVGATREIGYELRRAGVRSVLLVTDRVLAGLGLPARVAKLIEQEGIAVTVFDRAQVEPTDESCTQAARELASLRVDGYVGLGGGSSIDTAKMLNLLLTYPGRSVRDYLNPPIGAGTRIPGPLKPLVAVPTTAGSGSECTAMVALGVSGLNVKTGISDLRLLPSLALIDPANTLTLPPAVTASSGYDVLTHACESYTARPYDRRPPYPTPADRPLYVGANPISDVWVEQALRLVGRYLRRAVLNPDDLEARIGMSQAASYAGMGFGNAGTHIPHACAYPIAGMVRDYRPEGYTVDHAMVPHGAAVVSTAPAAFEFTYPTSPERHLRAAELLGANLGGVSTAHGADVLPATLQRLVADTGGPGGLASFGYSGKDLPALVDGALKQQRLLVCCPRDVASRDLTRILGGSMTG, from the coding sequence ATGCAACGTAATGTTGCCGGTCAGCTAAGAGGGCGAGGGCAGACGGTGGAGCCGGTTGCGTGGGTCGGCGAGAGTTCCCCAGAGCACGAGAGGATCATCGGCTGGCAGGCTCCACCGCTGAAATTCGGTGTCGGCGCCACCCGGGAAATCGGATACGAACTGCGCAGGGCCGGCGTCCGGTCGGTCCTGCTGGTGACCGACCGCGTGCTGGCCGGCCTCGGCCTGCCGGCCCGGGTCGCCAAGCTCATCGAGCAGGAGGGAATCGCGGTCACGGTCTTCGACCGTGCCCAGGTGGAGCCGACCGACGAGAGCTGCACCCAGGCCGCCCGCGAACTGGCGTCCCTGCGGGTGGACGGCTACGTCGGCCTCGGCGGCGGCAGCTCGATCGACACCGCCAAGATGCTGAACCTGTTGCTCACCTACCCCGGCCGGTCGGTACGCGACTACCTGAACCCGCCGATAGGCGCCGGCACCAGGATCCCCGGCCCTCTGAAGCCGCTGGTGGCGGTGCCCACCACGGCCGGGAGCGGCAGCGAGTGCACCGCCATGGTCGCCCTCGGCGTCTCCGGCCTGAACGTGAAGACGGGGATCAGCGATCTGCGGCTGCTGCCGTCCCTGGCGCTGATCGACCCCGCCAACACCCTCACCCTGCCGCCTGCGGTCACCGCGTCCTCGGGGTACGACGTGCTGACGCACGCCTGCGAGTCGTATACGGCCCGCCCCTACGACCGGCGTCCCCCCTACCCCACTCCCGCGGACCGGCCGCTGTACGTCGGCGCCAACCCGATCAGTGACGTGTGGGTGGAGCAGGCGCTGAGACTGGTCGGCCGCTACCTCAGGCGGGCCGTGCTCAACCCGGACGACCTGGAGGCCCGGATCGGAATGAGCCAGGCGGCGAGCTATGCCGGAATGGGCTTCGGCAACGCCGGAACCCATATTCCGCACGCGTGCGCCTATCCGATAGCCGGAATGGTCCGGGACTACCGGCCGGAAGGATATACGGTCGATCACGCGATGGTGCCGCACGGCGCCGCGGTCGTCTCCACGGCCCCGGCGGCATTCGAATTCACCTATCCGACATCACCTGAGCGCCACTTGCGTGCGGCCGAGTTGCTCGGTGCGAATCTGGGCGGCGTGTCGACGGCACATGGAGCGGATGTACTTCCGGCCACTTTGCAGCGGCTGGTTGCGGATACCGGCGGTCCAGGCGGCCTTGCGTCGTTCGGTTATTCCGGCAAGGATCTCCCTGCACTTGTCGATGGTGCGCTCAAACAGCAGCGCCTGCTGGTGTGCTGCCCCCGCGACGTCGCCTCTCGTGATCTGACGAGAATTCTCGGCGGTTCGATGACCGGCTGA
- a CDS encoding MFS transporter gives MASSDSPSAVNETEPEPVHVGVKTVWRESPTAVKSLLVGTAVNRLGGFIQVFMVLYMTQRGFTDAQAGIALGVYGAGTVLGVLTGGWMSDRIGPRLTIMSTLVSSALLFPAVLYLDNYAAILTVIGVGGALSQAYRPASTSMISQLIPAERQVMIFAMVRLAINLGTTAAPLLGAALVQVSWDFLFWGEALAILVFATVAGVTLPHGQVSATGEKGAADASESGVATGRKPSYLAVLADGRYLLFLLAMFASSVIYIQYVSTLPLTVKHLGLGTGVYAAMVALNGALVITCELLVAKVVQRWPARIAVIAGVALTGIGMSLYALPWGIAALVIATLVWSLGEIVGYPTLFFAYPAQAGPPELRGRYLGASNSLYGLGTAVGPFLGVMLWNRFGDGLWLGCGAVGLLAVGAAWLGVRPTGAADRKPPRTEPDGGAGSGEGLGTGAEATVGK, from the coding sequence ATGGCAAGCAGCGATTCCCCCTCTGCAGTGAACGAGACGGAGCCGGAGCCCGTCCACGTCGGCGTCAAGACGGTCTGGCGGGAGTCACCGACAGCCGTGAAGTCCCTGCTCGTCGGCACCGCGGTGAACAGACTCGGCGGTTTCATCCAGGTCTTCATGGTGCTGTACATGACGCAGCGCGGGTTCACCGACGCCCAGGCCGGCATCGCACTCGGCGTCTACGGCGCGGGGACCGTGCTGGGGGTGCTGACCGGCGGCTGGATGTCCGACCGGATCGGTCCGCGGCTGACCATCATGTCGACGCTGGTGAGCTCGGCACTGCTGTTCCCCGCGGTCCTCTACCTGGACAACTACGCGGCGATCCTGACGGTCATCGGAGTCGGCGGAGCCCTGAGCCAGGCGTACCGTCCCGCCTCCACGAGCATGATCAGCCAGCTCATCCCCGCCGAACGCCAGGTCATGATCTTCGCCATGGTCCGGCTGGCGATCAACCTCGGCACGACGGCGGCCCCGCTGCTGGGCGCGGCCCTGGTCCAGGTGTCGTGGGACTTCCTCTTCTGGGGCGAGGCCTTGGCGATCCTGGTCTTCGCGACGGTGGCCGGGGTGACCCTGCCCCACGGCCAGGTGTCCGCGACCGGGGAGAAGGGGGCGGCGGACGCCTCGGAATCCGGGGTCGCGACAGGCCGCAAGCCGAGCTATCTCGCGGTGCTGGCGGACGGCCGCTACCTGCTGTTCCTGCTGGCGATGTTCGCGAGCTCGGTGATCTACATCCAGTACGTTTCGACCCTTCCGCTGACGGTCAAGCACCTCGGCCTGGGCACCGGCGTGTACGCGGCGATGGTCGCGCTCAACGGCGCCCTCGTCATCACCTGCGAGCTGCTGGTCGCCAAGGTGGTGCAGCGCTGGCCGGCCAGGATCGCGGTGATCGCCGGTGTGGCCCTGACCGGCATCGGGATGAGCCTGTACGCACTGCCCTGGGGAATCGCCGCGCTGGTGATCGCGACCCTCGTCTGGTCGCTCGGCGAGATCGTGGGCTATCCGACCCTCTTCTTCGCCTATCCGGCGCAGGCCGGACCGCCCGAGCTGCGCGGCCGCTACCTGGGCGCGTCGAACTCGCTGTACGGACTCGGCACCGCGGTGGGCCCGTTCCTCGGCGTCATGCTCTGGAACAGGTTCGGGGACGGCCTGTGGCTCGGCTGCGGAGCCGTCGGGCTGCTCGCGGTGGGCGCCGCATGGCTGGGTGTGCGCCCCACGGGCGCCGCCGACCGCAAGCCGCCGCGAACGGAGCCGGACGGCGGCGCGGGGTCCGGCGAAGGCCTCGGCACCGGCGCGGAGGCCACCGTCGGCAAGTGA
- a CDS encoding M14 family metallopeptidase has product MADVVFPSDYSQARRDFLRAAEAAGARRRTYALPGHRGPDGGELCVDTAYVGPPDPEKLLVTVSGTHGIEGFCGSACQTGILLREGVAREAGPRTGVLLVHALNPYGFAYLRRVNEDNVDLNRNFVDHGAPPHNDAYDAVHATLVPPDSPAFSPHELVADLTVLRERLGPQTLQEAVTRGQYRHADGLFYGGLRPTWSRRVFQAVVAEQIAGAAHVAYIDLHTGLGERGVGEPIFRGGRDAHAHERARRWYGDALTASELGTSSSTPIVGNTATAVADGLGPGSRLTAITLEFGTQPGPEVLLALCADAWLHRHSSPAEAVGSELKQLIRAAFCPADDATWRERISRRAREVFGQALAGLADAKPGDAG; this is encoded by the coding sequence ATGGCAGACGTCGTCTTTCCCTCCGACTACTCGCAGGCCCGCAGAGACTTCCTGCGTGCGGCCGAAGCAGCGGGCGCGCGGCGCAGGACGTACGCGCTGCCGGGGCACCGCGGGCCCGACGGCGGTGAACTCTGCGTCGACACCGCCTACGTGGGACCGCCCGATCCGGAGAAGCTGCTGGTGACGGTCTCCGGAACGCACGGCATCGAGGGCTTCTGCGGCTCGGCGTGCCAGACCGGGATCCTGCTGCGGGAGGGGGTGGCCAGGGAGGCCGGGCCGAGGACCGGTGTGCTGCTCGTACACGCCCTCAATCCGTACGGTTTCGCGTACCTGCGGCGCGTGAACGAGGACAACGTCGACCTCAACCGGAACTTCGTCGACCACGGGGCCCCGCCGCACAACGACGCGTACGACGCCGTCCACGCGACGCTGGTGCCGCCGGACTCCCCCGCCTTCTCCCCGCATGAGCTGGTGGCGGACCTGACCGTGCTGCGCGAGCGGCTCGGTCCGCAGACCCTGCAGGAGGCCGTCACCCGGGGCCAGTACCGGCACGCCGACGGCCTGTTCTACGGCGGGCTGCGGCCCACCTGGTCCCGGCGGGTGTTCCAGGCGGTGGTGGCCGAGCAGATCGCCGGCGCCGCGCACGTCGCCTACATCGACCTGCACACGGGGCTCGGTGAGCGCGGTGTCGGCGAACCCATCTTCCGCGGCGGCCGTGACGCCCACGCCCATGAGCGGGCCCGGCGCTGGTACGGGGACGCGCTCACCGCCTCGGAGCTGGGCACCTCCTCCTCCACGCCCATCGTGGGCAATACCGCGACCGCGGTGGCCGACGGCCTGGGGCCCGGCAGCCGGCTCACGGCCATCACCCTGGAGTTCGGCACGCAGCCGGGCCCCGAGGTGCTGCTCGCCCTGTGCGCGGATGCCTGGCTGCACCGGCACAGCTCGCCGGCCGAAGCGGTCGGCTCCGAACTCAAGCAGCTGATCCGCGCGGCGTTCTGCCCGGCGGACGACGCGACGTGGCGCGAGCGGATCAGCCGGCGGGCACGCGAGGTCTTCGGTCAGGCCCTCGCCGGGCTCGCGGACGCGAAGCCGGGAGACGCCGGATGA
- a CDS encoding aldehyde dehydrogenase family protein: MSEADLPEYTAVIAGKKVPAVGWIDVLDPSNGRPFARVARCGEAEVAQAVEAARSTYESAWRFATVAERSGVCRRIAAAIRAERPELARLETLDTGKPLSQSLVDADVAARYFDFYASAVEALGGETILHQADRFAFTLREPYGVCGHIIPWNYPLQIAARTVAPALAAGNCSVLKPAEDAPLTSLRLAEIVLEAGLPAGALNVVPGYGEEAGAALAAHPDVDRLAFTGSREIGEAVMCAAARNIVPVTLELGGKSPHIVLPDFDARRAVPLIVDSITEHAGQNCSAGSRLLVHRSVHEELVAALADAFRALRIGPGISDPDMGPLISAKQRDQVLGYLAEGGRDGVVRAGGAVPEGEAYAGGFYVEPTILDHVTPEHRVFNEEIFGPVLCVSVFDALDEAVELAEHTTYGLAAGVWTSDVTTAHWLAQRLRVGQVFVNNYSAAGGVELPFGGYKRSGIGVEKGLEALREYTRCKTVAIHTQAPA, translated from the coding sequence GTGAGCGAAGCAGACTTACCTGAGTACACGGCCGTCATCGCGGGAAAGAAGGTTCCCGCGGTGGGATGGATCGACGTCCTCGATCCGTCGAACGGCCGCCCGTTCGCGCGAGTGGCCCGCTGCGGCGAGGCCGAGGTCGCCCAGGCCGTGGAGGCGGCCCGGTCCACGTACGAGTCGGCCTGGCGGTTCGCCACGGTGGCGGAGCGGTCCGGGGTCTGCCGCCGGATCGCCGCGGCGATCCGCGCCGAACGCCCGGAACTGGCCAGGCTGGAGACCCTCGACACCGGCAAGCCGCTCAGCCAGTCGCTGGTCGACGCCGACGTCGCCGCACGCTACTTCGACTTCTATGCCAGTGCCGTGGAGGCGCTGGGTGGTGAAACGATCCTGCATCAGGCGGACCGGTTCGCCTTCACCCTGCGGGAGCCGTACGGGGTGTGCGGGCACATCATCCCGTGGAACTACCCCCTGCAAATCGCCGCCCGGACCGTCGCACCCGCCCTGGCGGCCGGAAACTGCTCTGTGCTCAAGCCGGCCGAGGACGCGCCGTTGACCTCGCTCCGCCTGGCGGAGATTGTTCTGGAAGCAGGACTCCCGGCGGGCGCGCTGAACGTGGTGCCGGGCTACGGAGAGGAGGCAGGAGCGGCACTGGCCGCGCATCCCGACGTGGACCGCCTGGCCTTCACCGGTTCGCGCGAGATCGGCGAGGCCGTCATGTGCGCGGCCGCGAGGAACATCGTGCCGGTCACCCTGGAGCTCGGCGGCAAGTCACCGCACATCGTCCTCCCCGACTTCGACGCCAGGCGAGCGGTGCCGCTGATCGTCGACTCGATCACCGAGCACGCGGGGCAGAACTGTTCGGCCGGAAGCCGGCTGCTCGTCCACCGCTCCGTACACGAGGAGCTGGTGGCGGCCCTCGCGGACGCGTTCCGCGCCCTGCGCATCGGCCCGGGGATCAGCGATCCCGACATGGGACCGCTCATCTCCGCGAAGCAGCGCGACCAGGTGCTCGGCTACCTGGCCGAGGGCGGCAGGGACGGCGTGGTCCGCGCCGGCGGCGCGGTGCCCGAGGGCGAGGCCTACGCCGGGGGGTTCTACGTGGAACCCACGATCCTGGACCACGTGACACCGGAGCACCGGGTGTTCAACGAGGAGATCTTCGGCCCGGTCCTGTGCGTATCGGTGTTCGACGCGCTGGACGAAGCGGTCGAGCTCGCGGAGCACACCACCTACGGGCTGGCCGCCGGTGTCTGGACGTCCGACGTGACCACCGCCCACTGGCTCGCCCAGCGGCTTCGGGTGGGGCAGGTGTTCGTGAACAACTACAGCGCGGCCGGTGGCGTGGAGCTTCCCTTCGGGGGATACAAGCGCTCGGGCATAGGCGTGGAGAAGGGGCTGGAGGCGCTGCGTGAATACACGAGGTGCAAGACGGTGGCCATACACACCCAGGCTCCTGCGTAA
- a CDS encoding ATP-grasp domain-containing protein, with amino-acid sequence MPRYAILVDPYSGAAEYANAFRERDIEPVAVLSTPGPLNSYRRTWNPDAFFRTHHHDGDLAELIRTVKGYDPVAIIPGNESAVMLVDALIEELMPGTGNVFELSEARRDKWPMGQAVAAAGIPHLRQIATADPEEVAAWIRDNGLEGRPLVLKPRRSGGTDDVHKVGAREDWRPYFNRLLGSVNRFDIRNDTVLVQEFAEGTEYIVDTYSVDGKFGLVSVSRYSKSAKNDRIGIYDAVDYLAPQDPIATMLGEYTREVAQAVGIRTGCTHTEVMLTADGPRLIETAARLAGSCLQYSARLATGDCQIDRTVRHHLDGTFTPGYEIVQPVRVVWLSSPREGILRNAEALDAVRELPTFQRLGLPYRNGEQVPCTEDLFTSLGWVILGGPSQESVDADTVRVKEIEARLTVEPA; translated from the coding sequence ATGCCCCGCTACGCGATTCTCGTCGACCCCTACTCCGGCGCGGCCGAGTATGCGAACGCCTTCCGGGAGCGAGACATCGAACCGGTGGCCGTGCTGAGCACGCCGGGCCCGCTCAACTCGTACCGGCGTACGTGGAATCCGGACGCCTTCTTCCGTACGCACCACCACGACGGGGACTTGGCCGAGCTCATCCGGACGGTGAAGGGTTACGACCCGGTCGCCATCATCCCGGGCAACGAGTCCGCGGTCATGCTGGTCGACGCGCTGATCGAGGAACTGATGCCGGGCACGGGCAACGTGTTCGAACTGTCCGAAGCCCGCCGGGACAAATGGCCCATGGGCCAGGCGGTCGCGGCCGCCGGCATCCCGCACCTGCGCCAGATCGCCACCGCCGATCCCGAGGAGGTCGCCGCGTGGATCCGGGACAACGGCCTCGAGGGCCGGCCGCTGGTGCTCAAGCCCCGCCGCAGCGGGGGCACGGACGACGTGCACAAGGTCGGCGCGCGGGAGGACTGGCGGCCCTACTTCAACCGCCTCCTGGGCTCGGTCAACCGCTTCGACATCCGCAACGACACCGTCCTGGTACAGGAGTTCGCCGAGGGGACGGAGTACATCGTCGACACCTACTCGGTCGACGGGAAGTTCGGGCTGGTCTCGGTCAGCCGCTACAGCAAGTCGGCGAAGAACGACAGGATCGGGATCTACGACGCGGTCGACTACCTGGCCCCGCAGGACCCCATCGCGACGATGCTGGGCGAGTACACCCGTGAGGTGGCCCAGGCGGTCGGAATCCGTACCGGCTGCACCCACACGGAGGTCATGCTCACGGCCGACGGCCCGCGGCTGATCGAGACGGCCGCGCGGCTGGCCGGAAGCTGTCTGCAGTATTCGGCGCGACTGGCCACCGGGGACTGCCAGATCGACCGCACGGTCCGCCACCACCTCGACGGTACGTTCACCCCCGGGTACGAGATCGTGCAGCCGGTGCGCGTGGTGTGGCTGTCCAGCCCGCGTGAGGGAATCCTGCGCAACGCCGAGGCACTGGACGCGGTCCGGGAACTGCCCACCTTCCAGCGGCTGGGCCTGCCCTACCGCAACGGCGAGCAGGTGCCGTGCACGGAGGACCTGTTCACCAGCCTGGGCTGGGTCATCCTCGGCGGCCCGAGCCAGGAATCCGTTGACGCCGACACGGTCCGTGTCAAGGAAATCGAGGCACGGCTGACCGTGGAACCCGCCTGA
- a CDS encoding DUF1876 domain-containing protein → MTHAEEWKVGVYLIEDGGTTKARAVLDNGKSTMVGRGAARCNPQDLEVPAIGDELAASRAMRDLAGQLMRAADKDLLAMGAAPPDPRTGYGWPEDAGR, encoded by the coding sequence ATGACACACGCCGAGGAATGGAAGGTGGGCGTCTACCTGATCGAGGACGGCGGTACGACCAAGGCGCGGGCGGTCCTCGACAACGGCAAGTCGACGATGGTCGGCCGCGGTGCGGCGCGCTGCAATCCGCAGGACCTGGAGGTTCCCGCGATCGGTGACGAGCTCGCCGCGAGCCGGGCGATGCGCGACCTCGCCGGCCAGCTGATGCGCGCCGCCGACAAGGATCTCTTGGCGATGGGCGCCGCGCCTCCTGATCCGCGCACCGGTTACGGATGGCCGGAAGACGCCGGTCGGTGA
- a CDS encoding DUF5988 family protein, whose protein sequence is MADSAVLVGGPDDLRERIVAAPAPGEDLKIPHLGGYEHFKPTSRHQDGPEGRLPVYEWWERTEIAE, encoded by the coding sequence ATGGCAGACAGCGCGGTACTCGTGGGCGGCCCGGACGACCTGCGCGAGCGGATCGTCGCGGCCCCGGCCCCCGGAGAAGACCTGAAGATCCCGCACCTCGGCGGATACGAGCATTTCAAGCCCACGTCGCGGCACCAGGACGGCCCGGAGGGGCGGCTGCCCGTGTACGAGTGGTGGGAGCGGACGGAGATCGCCGAGTAG
- a CDS encoding response regulator transcription factor yields the protein MHKALGEVQDALEAQEQMIEDLRTDTGDEQQACPDPTPLPTDPTSREPLSLLTAREREILVLVSQGKSNRRVASSLGISEKTVRNHLSAVFSKVGASDRTQAVVMGIRGGIVSIGE from the coding sequence ATGCACAAGGCCCTCGGTGAGGTGCAGGACGCACTGGAAGCCCAGGAACAGATGATCGAGGACTTGCGTACGGACACCGGCGACGAACAGCAGGCCTGCCCTGACCCGACCCCTCTCCCCACGGATCCGACGTCCCGGGAGCCGCTCTCCCTCCTGACGGCGCGCGAGCGCGAGATCCTGGTCCTCGTGTCCCAGGGGAAGTCGAACCGGCGGGTGGCCAGCTCGCTCGGGATATCGGAGAAGACGGTGCGGAATCATTTATCCGCCGTCTTTTCGAAGGTCGGCGCTTCCGATCGCACACAGGCCGTCGTCATGGGAATACGCGGCGGTATCGTCTCCATCGGCGAGTGA
- a CDS encoding GlxA family transcriptional regulator: protein MLKNVAAVLLDNVHPFELGVVCEVFGIDRQEEGLPAYDFALVAAESSSVRAVPGFTISTPYGLDRLADADLIAIPVGDDFHTRDFPPDLLEALRQAVARGARVLSVCVGAFVLGAAGLLDGRRCTTHWRYAAALAERYPKAEVEPGVLYVDEDPVFTSAGTSAGIDAALHLVRKLQGSDVANAIARRMVVPPHRDGGQAQYIERPVAEYREDGVRDVLAWAEEHLDQEISVEQLSALACMSPRTFARRFRMETGTTPYRWLLAQRVLSAQRLLENTDETMEAVAARTGFPNAAALRHQFVRSLNTTPNAYRRAFRGSLT from the coding sequence ATGCTGAAGAACGTAGCCGCAGTGCTACTCGACAACGTCCACCCGTTCGAGCTGGGCGTCGTATGCGAAGTGTTCGGGATCGACCGCCAGGAGGAGGGGCTGCCCGCCTACGACTTCGCGCTCGTCGCCGCGGAATCCTCATCCGTGCGCGCGGTCCCCGGATTCACCATCAGCACGCCGTACGGTCTCGACCGGCTCGCGGACGCCGATCTCATCGCCATCCCGGTCGGGGACGACTTCCACACCAGGGACTTCCCGCCGGATCTCCTTGAAGCCCTGCGCCAGGCGGTGGCGCGCGGTGCCCGGGTGCTCAGCGTCTGTGTCGGGGCCTTCGTCCTGGGCGCGGCCGGGCTGCTCGACGGGCGGCGCTGCACCACGCACTGGCGGTACGCCGCCGCGCTCGCCGAGCGGTATCCGAAGGCGGAGGTCGAGCCGGGGGTGCTGTACGTCGACGAGGATCCGGTCTTCACCTCGGCCGGCACCTCGGCGGGGATCGACGCCGCCCTCCACCTGGTGCGCAAGCTCCAGGGCAGCGATGTCGCCAATGCCATCGCCCGGCGCATGGTCGTACCCCCGCACCGGGACGGCGGCCAGGCCCAGTACATCGAGAGGCCGGTGGCGGAGTACCGCGAGGACGGGGTGCGCGACGTGCTGGCCTGGGCCGAGGAACACCTGGACCAGGAGATCAGCGTCGAGCAGCTGTCGGCCCTGGCGTGCATGTCGCCGCGCACCTTCGCCCGCCGCTTCCGCATGGAGACCGGCACCACCCCGTACCGCTGGCTGCTGGCGCAGCGGGTCCTGAGCGCCCAGCGGCTCCTCGAGAACACGGACGAGACGATGGAGGCGGTGGCCGCCCGTACGGGATTCCCCAACGCGGCCGCCCTGCGCCACCAGTTCGTGCGCTCGCTGAACACCACCCCGAACGCCTACCGGCGCGCTTTCCGGGGTTCTCTCACCTGA
- a CDS encoding aspartate-semialdehyde dehydrogenase — translation MLRIAIIGATGAVGRECLALLDSGIVPVERVVPVGSARSVGRDLGAELALSLPMAPLVTVEDLDPRGLDVAVFCAGVDVSNREAERLAAAGVLIVDNSSAFRMRPDVPLVVPQVNPGALAVRPDSGLVANPNCSTIQLVRALQPLHELATLESVVVATYQAASGGGLRGLEELAEGSRRVLDDPGAQDGPGGRFGQPLPFSLVPEIGLQDDSGLTHEERKLVREPRKILGLPELRVSATAVRVPVFHCHSEAVHVRLREPVTTAAVEKALAATPGLRVYSRSDSPSYPMPRSVFARPEDRALVHVGRIRVEPEDPRAAAVWVVADNLWVGAALNALQIVELATKNGWLG, via the coding sequence ATGCTGCGCATCGCGATAATCGGCGCCACCGGCGCTGTGGGCAGGGAGTGCCTGGCCCTGCTCGACAGCGGGATCGTGCCGGTGGAGCGGGTGGTACCGGTCGGCTCGGCGCGCAGCGTGGGCCGGGACCTGGGCGCCGAACTCGCGCTGTCCCTGCCCATGGCCCCGCTGGTGACCGTCGAGGATCTCGATCCCCGGGGTCTGGACGTCGCCGTCTTCTGCGCGGGTGTGGACGTCAGCAACCGGGAGGCGGAGCGGCTGGCCGCGGCCGGCGTGCTGATCGTCGACAACAGTTCCGCGTTCCGGATGCGACCGGACGTCCCGCTCGTCGTACCGCAGGTCAACCCGGGCGCGCTCGCCGTCCGGCCGGACTCCGGCCTCGTGGCGAATCCGAACTGCTCGACCATCCAGCTGGTGCGCGCCCTGCAGCCGTTGCACGAACTCGCCACGCTGGAAAGCGTGGTGGTGGCGACCTACCAGGCGGCGTCGGGCGGCGGTCTGCGGGGGCTGGAGGAACTGGCCGAGGGATCCAGGAGGGTACTGGACGACCCCGGGGCGCAGGACGGGCCGGGCGGGCGGTTCGGGCAGCCGCTGCCCTTCAGCCTCGTGCCCGAGATCGGTCTCCAGGACGACTCCGGGCTCACCCACGAGGAACGCAAACTCGTCCGCGAACCGCGCAAGATACTCGGCCTGCCCGAGCTGCGGGTGAGCGCGACGGCGGTGCGGGTGCCGGTGTTCCACTGCCACTCCGAGGCGGTGCACGTCAGACTGCGCGAGCCGGTCACCACCGCGGCCGTAGAGAAGGCGCTGGCGGCCACCCCGGGGCTCCGGGTCTACTCCCGGTCGGACAGCCCCTCGTACCCGATGCCCCGCTCCGTCTTCGCCCGGCCCGAGGACCGGGCGCTGGTCCACGTCGGCCGCATCCGGGTCGAGCCGGAGGACCCGCGGGCCGCGGCGGTGTGGGTCGTCGCCGACAACCTGTGGGTCGGGGCGGCGCTCAACGCCCTGCAGATCGTGGAACTCGCCACGAAGAACGGGTGGTTGGGTTGA